Within Ralstonia pickettii DTP0602, the genomic segment GCGGCCCAGGCCACGTTGCCGGTGGCGGTGCCGACCTGGTAGGCGTCTTCGAACCAGCGCTTGCTGGGATCGTCCCACCAGCCCGGCAGCGGTGCCGGGCCTGGCGGCAACGCACCGGCGCGGTAGGCGTTGCGCAGGCGCGCGTCGCGGTAGTGCCGGTCCTGGCGCGTGGCCTGCAGCACGGCGTCGGCGATGCGGCGCGCTTCGGCCGGGCGCTTGCAGGCCACCAGCGCGATGCCGGCCAGGGCGTTGTCGTAGACGAAGGCGGCATTGCGCAGCGCCGGCGCCAGCGGTTCGCCGCCCGGCGCGGGCTCGTAGCTGCCGAGGAACAGCGGACCGTTGCCGGGTTCGCGGCTGACGCGCTCGGCCAGCGTCTTGCAGCCGTCGGCCAGCAGGGTTTGCTGCGCGGGTGGTGCTGCTGCCTGCGCCGCGGAAGCAGCGCGTGGCGCCACGGCAAGCAATCCGGCAAGCAGCACGCTTGCCGCGATCCTGGAGGGGCTATCAGGTATTGGTCGTCGCATCAGGGGGTCTCCCGTGCCTGCGCGTGCCATCACGACAGCGACGCGCGCAGTTGTCCCAGCCAGCTCTGGTTCAGCGTCACGCGCGCCCAGCGACCCATGCCGCAATGCCCCGACGATTGCTGCGGGCTCGACGCGTTCGCGGCGGACACCACGCCCGATGCGCTCGCCTTGCCCGGCAGCTTGTCCAGCGGCCGGTCGAGCTTGGCGATCACGTAGATCTCGTTCTTCTCGATCGGCGGGAACGGCACGAAATAGCGGGCCTGGTCGCCATCGGGCGCACGCGGCAGGATCTCCGCCACCGATGCCGGCAGCGCCGCGGGCAGGCCATCGACCTGTACATTCAGCCGCGCACCGGGCAGCAGGCTGTCGCTGAGGCTGCGCGGGAACACCGCCACCACGCGCGTTTGCGCGCAGTTGCTGGTGCGGGCCAGCGTGGCGCCGGCCGCCACGCGCATGCCGGGCTGCGCGATCAGGTCTTCGACGGTGCCGGGCTCGGTCGAGCGGATCTCGAGGTTGGAAAGCCGGTCGATGCGTTCCTGCTCGGTGGCGAGCAGCTGGTCGACCGACTTGCCATACGCTTCCAGCTGCTCCAGTTCCGCGGTCAGCTGCGCGGACTCGGCGTTCAACACCTGGCGCCGCTGCGACAGCGCGGCGCTGGGGCTGTCCGTGGAAGAGGTATAGACCTTCTTGCGCGACGCCTCGCTCTCGCCGACGGCGTTGTCGAGTTCGGCCTTGGCCGCGGCCTTGGCGTTGGTCAGCATCGACAGCTGGTAGCGCGAAGCGTTGGTATAAGCTTCGCTGACCGCGCCAGCCCATTGCATGCTCTGGTTGCGGTTGACCACTTCCTCTTGCTGGTCTTCCTGCGCCTTGGCCGATGCCAGGCGCGCTTCCAGTGCGCGCACGCGCGCCCCATGCTCGCGTTGCGCGGCGCTGTTGTAGCGCTGCAGGTCCTGCTCGGTCGCGGCCAGCAGCCGGCGGTTGCTTTCGAGCTTTGCCTTGGCGGAATCGTAGCGCTGCTGGTTGTCGAGCTTCTTGCCGGTCAGCTCGACCAGCAGCGAGCGGTCGATGTTCGGGTTCTGCACCATCATCAGCGGCTGGTTGGCGGTGAACGGCTGGCCGGCAGCGATCTTCTGCTGCATCACGATGCCTTCGACTGGCGAAGTCACCAGGCTCACGGGACTGTTGACCACGGCGCGTTCCGACGAGCGCGTGAACACATTTGGAAACATGATCGTGAGCACTGCCCACACGATGAACAGCACCACGCCGTATCCGGCCATGCGCGGCACGATGTGCCACAGTGGCACCGCCACGGGCTGCTTGCGTTCCACCAGTCCCTCGCCCTGGGACTGGCGCGCGGCTGGCGCCGGCGTCAGCAAGTGTTGTCTGGGTGGCGGGTTGTTGCGCTGGTCGGCCATGGTGTTGTTCTCCGGCTAGCAAATCAAAGGCTTCCCCGCCGGCTGTGCGCTGCGCACGCCGGACGAGATTTTTTCCAAGCAAGCGGGTGGCCTCGCGCTAGGGCAGTCGCGCGATGCCCGGCTTGCATGTCCCCAACTCAGCTTGTTGTCTGCAGCACGCGCGATGTGGCGGGATGCCGTATCGGCGCACTTTGCGGTCGGACCGCGTTGCGGTCCGTGGATTTGCCCGCCTCTATGCGAGCAGCGTTGAACAATGGCCAGGACACAAGCCCTGGCCAAGAAATGGCAGCCCGCTGACGCAAAGACTGATGCACTCAGGCCACCGCAGGTGAGTTAAGGCTAGACAAGTGCCCCGTCGCTTGCTGTAAAAATGTGTAAGGGGAGGCTGTAGCACTGCTTAACACGGCAGTAAGATTGCAGGCGGCACGCAGCGATGTGCCGTGCCTTCTGCGGCGTGCTTGCCGGCTTACGCAATGTTGCGGAGTGTTGTGAATGGCGCAAATGTCGCCAATGTCGCAATGATTGCGACATTGGCGATGATGCCGGTCAGTTGTCGGCGGAGAGCGGCGGTGCGATCTGTTCCAGCGGACGGCGTTCGGCATCGATGCCGAAGCGCAAGGCCAGCAGCCCGGCCACGATCACCAGTGCCGCGCCGATGCCGTAGCCCACCCCAACCGCTTCGCGGCTGCCGCTCTCGATCAGCATGCCGAACAGCAGTGGTGCGATAAAGCCGCCGGTGCCGGTGCCGACTGCATAGAAGACGGAGATCGCCAGTGCGCGCATCTCCAGCGGGAACACTTCGCTGGCGGTGAGGTAGGCCGAGCTGGCCGCCGCTGAAGCGAGGAAGAACACGCCCGACCAGCACAGCGCCTGCGAGCGTGCATCGAGCCAGCCTTCGACAAAGGCCCAGCCCGTCAGCGCCAGGCCGATGCCGGACAGCACGTAGGTCGCGGCAATCATGCGCCGCCGCCCGACGCGGTCGAATAGCGGCCCGAGCAGCAGCGGCCCCGCGGCATTGCCCAGCGCAAAGGGGAAGATGTACAGCGCCACGCGCCCTTCGGGCACATGATAGAAGCGCGCCAGCACCAGCGCGTAGGTGAAGAAGATGGCATTGTAGAAGAACGCCTGCGACACCATCAGCGCCAGCGTGATGGTGCTGCGCACGCGGTAGCGCCGCACCAGCAGGCGCATGACTTCGCCCACGCCGGGCGCGGCGCGCCTGCGCATGGCCACCGCGACGCAATCGGGCGCCACTGGCGGCAGGGTGCCGTGGCGCGCGCGCACCTCGGCCTCGATCGCGGCGACCACGCGCTCGGCCTCTTCCAGCCGGCCGTGGGTGGCGAGCCAGCGCGGGCTTTCCGGCACGTGCTTGCGCACCAGCACGATCGCGACCGCAAGCACCGCGCCCAGCGCAAAGCACGCGCGCCAGCCCCATACCGGTCCCAGCACGCGCGCATCGAGCAGCACCAGGCTCAGTCCCGCACCCAGCGCCGCGCCCAGCCAGAAGCTGCCGTTGATGGCCAGGTTCACGCGCCCGCGCACGCGCGCGGGGATCAGTTCGTCGATGGCGGAATTGATCGCCGCGTACTCACCGCCGATGCCCAGGCCGGTCAGGAAGCGGCACGCGGCAAAGAAGTAAAAGTCCGGTGCGAACGCGGTGGCCAGCGTTGCCACCATATAGACCGCGAGCGTGGCCAGGAACAGCCGCTTGCGTCCGAGCCGGTCGGCCATGCGGCCAAACACCAGCGCACCGATCACCGCGCCCAGGATGTAGAGCGAGCCGGTCCATCCCACCTGCGTCGCGGTCAGCGCGAGCGTGTCCGGGCGCTCCAGCACCGCGCCGACCGAGCCCACCAGCGTGACTTCCAGCCCGTCGAGCACCCACGCGACGCCCAGCGCGATGGCTACGCGCCAGTGCCAGCGCGACCATGGCAGGCGGTCCAGCCGCCCGGGGATGTCGGAGCGGAAGGCGGTATCGAGGGGGAGGGTAGCGAGGGCGCTGTCGGTCGGCATCGCCAACCAGTATAGGCGCCCAGGATAAGCGTGCCTGCTGCGTGCCTCAGCGGTACAGCACCGTGGGCAGCCACAGCCCGATGCCGGGGAACACGTACAGCAGCACCAGCGCGATCAGCTGGATGCCCATGAACGGCAGCATGCCCAGGAAGATCTGGTTCAGCGTGACATGCGGCGGCGCCACGCCCTTCAGGTAGAACGCGGCCATTGCCACCGGCGGCGACAGGAACGCGGTCTGCAGGTTCAGCGCCACCAGCAGGCCGAAGAACAGCGGATCGATGCCGAAGTTGTCCAGCAGCGGGATAAAGATCGGCATGAAGATGATGATGATCTCGGTCCATTCCAGCGGCCAGCCGAGCAGGAAGATGATCACCTGCGCCAGGATCATGAACTGCACCGGCGACAGGTTCAGCGACAGCACCCACTGCTCGACCAGCGCCTGCCCGCCCAGCAAGGCGAACGCGGCCGAGAAGATCGACGAGCCCACGAACAGCCAGCACACCATGGCGCTGGTCTTGGCCGTCAGCAGCACCGATTCCTTGACCACGCGGAAGTTCAGCTGCCGGTACGCGGCCGCCAGCAGCGCGCCGCCCAGCGATCCCACCGCCGCCGCTTCGGTCGGCGTGGCCAGCCCGAACACGATCGAGCCCAGCACCGCTAGGATCAGCAGCGCCAGCGGGAAGAACGACGCCAGCAGCATCTTGAAGATTTCCAGCCGCGCGAAGCTGAAGCGCCAGTAGAAGTACAACAGCACAGCAGCCACCACGGCCAGCGTGATCCAGAACCAGCGCGGCGCAGAGACCGCGGCGGCCTGCGGGGCAGGTTGTGTCCCGGCTTGCGCGGCGTCCGGCGCCGCGGGCGTGGCGGGTGGCGTCGTTGCGGCGGGGGCAGCCGGTGCGGCCGGTGCAGGGACCGCACCGGCGGCCGGCGCCGGCGCTTCTTCCATCGGCGGCGCCTGCAGGTCGTCCAGCGCCGCGCTGCTTTCCTCGGCGCCGCCGAGCGACAGCGGCGATTCCACGGCGATGCTGGCGGCGGGCGCTGTGACCACCTCGTAGATCGTGCCCATCACCACCGCCACCGCCAGCGCCGGCAGCAACACGATGCCGAGCTGGCGCGCGAACTCGCCGGTCGGCACGTCTGCGTTGCGTGGCCCCTTGAGCGTGCGCATCATGCCGGCGCCCAGCGCGGGCAGCGCATGCGTGGCGCCGCCGGCTTCCAGCGTGCGCGCCAGGGGTGGGAGCGGCACCACGCGTTCGGCTTCCGGCAGCGGCGGCGCAAGCGCGGGCTTGAGCTTGGCCAGGATCAGGATGTAGAGGATATAGAGGCCGGTCAGCATCAGCCCCGGGAAGAACGCGCCCGCATAGAGCTGCACCACCGACACGCCCGCGGTGGCGCCATAGACGATCAGCAGCACCGACGGCGGGATCAGGATGCCCAGGCAACCACCCGCCGTGACCGCGCCCGCCGACAGCGCCGTGTTATAGCCCGCACGCAGCATCGCGGGGAAGGCCAGCAGCCCCATCAGCGTGACCACCGCGCCGACGATGCCGGTGGCGGTCGCAAAAATCGCGCAGGTCACCAGCGTGGCGACCGCGAGCGAGCCGGGAATCCACGCCAGCGCCAGATGCAGGCTGCGGAACAGCTTTTCGATCAGGTTGGAGCGCTCGACCAGGTAGCCCATGAACACGAACAGCGGGATCGAGATCAGCACGTCGTTGGTCATGACGGCGTACGCCCGCTGCACCATCAGGTCCAGCGTCTGCTGCACCGCGATCTCGGGGTTGGCGTGGCGATAGGCCAGCCAGGAAAACAGCACGCCCATGCCCATCAGCGTGAACGCGGTGGGGAAGCCCAGCATGATCGCCACCACGATCAGCGCCAGCATCAGCAGGCCAAGATGCCCGTTGGTCCAGTCTGACGGCGCCGGCATGAACCAGGCCACGATGCCGACGATCAGCACCATCAGCGAGACGCCGAACCACAGTTCCTTCCTCATCGCCCGGCTCCGTGCTGGTCGTCAGGAGGGGCAGGGAGCGGCGCCTCCACCATTTCGGCGGTCGGCGTGCCATGCACCATCTCCTTGAGCTTGTCGACATCGACTTCCTCGACGTCGCCCTCGCGCAGCGGCCAGTGCCCGCTGTTCAGGCACAGGATGCAGCGGATGGTCTCGGCCACGCCCTGCAGCAGCAACAGCGCGCCGGCCACGGGAATGACAGCCTTGAACGGGTAGATGGGCGGGCCTTCGGCGGCGATGGAGGAGTGTTCGTTCTGCGCCAGCGAGACCTCGAAGAAATCGATGCCGGCCCAGGCCAGCGCGATCACGCCGGGGAAGAAGAAGACCAGGTAGAGCACCAGGTCGATGCTCGCCTGCATCCGCGGGGGCAGGAAGCCGTACAGGATGTCGCCGCGCACGTGGCCGCGCTTGGCCAGCGTGTAGGCGCCGGCCAGCATGAACATCGTGCCGTACAGCATATTGCTGGCATCGAACACCCAGGCGTGCGGCGCGCCCAGGGCGTAGCGCGAGAACACCTCGTAGCTGATCATCAGCGTAAGCCCGATGATCAGCCACGCGGCGGCCTGGCCGACAAAGGTGCTCAGCCAGTCGATGCCCAGCAGCAGGCGCTGCACGATGCGGCCCCGGTGGCGCGGGTCAGGTGCGCTTGGAGAAGTAGTAGCTCGATGCCACCCGGAAGTCGACGTTGGTGTCGTTCTGCCAGCGCGTGGCGCGCTGCGCGAAGGCCTTCATCGAGTCGTTGACCTTTTTGAACATCGGGTTCTCTTTTTCCTTGCGCGCCACTATCTCGTCCCAGACCTTCAGCTGCGCCTGCAGCACGGAGTTCGGAGTCGCATAGAACTTCACGCCCTGCTGCTGCAGCGCCTGGTAGTCCTTGGAATAGCGGTCGATCGCCTTGATCGACATATCGGCCGAGGCCGCCTCCACGGCGTTGGCGATCAGCGCCTTGAGCTTTGCCGGCAGCGCGTCATAGCGCTTGCGGTTGAACAGGATCTCGAACTGCTCCGAGGGCTGGTGGAAGCTGCGCAGCATGCAGACCTTGGACACGTCCTGGAAGCCCAGCGCGCGGTCCGAGCTGGCGTTGTTGAACTCCGCCGCATCGAGCAGGCCGCGGTCCATCGCCGGCACGATCTCCGCGCCCGGCAGCGCATTCACCGCGGCGCCCAGGCCGGTGAAGATATCGATCGACAGGCCCACGGTGCGGAACTTCAGGCCCTTGAAATCTTCCGGCTTGGTGATCGGCTTCTTGAACCAGCCCAGCGGCTGCGTCGGCATCGGCCCGTACAGGAACGACACCACGTCCAGGTTCAGGCTGCGGTAGATCTCCTGCTGCAGTTCCTTGCCGCCGCCGTACTTGTGCCAGGCCAGCAGCATGTTCGGATCCATGCCCCACGCCGGGCCCGAGCCCCACAGCGCCAGCGCCGAGTTCTTGCCGTACCAGTAGGCAATCACGCCGTGGCCGCCGTCCAGCGTACCCTTGCTGACCGCATCGATCAGGTCGAAGGCCTTGACCACGGCGCCTGCAGGCAGCAGTTCGATCTTCAGCTCGCCGCCCGACATGTTGTTCACCTTGGTGACGAAGTCGCCGGCGAACTCATGGAAAATGTCCTTGGTGGGCCAGGTGCTCTGCCAGCGCATAGTGACCGGGCCCTGCGCCTTCACGATCGCCGGAAAGCCCATTGCCGCCGCGCCCGCTGCCGCCCCCGCGGCGCCGCCAAGGAAGCCGCGGCGCGAAACGCCAGTTTTCCTCGTCCTGGATGCCATGACCATCTCCAATTGATGTGTATGTGTAACTACCCACGAGTGCAGGCCGTTGGGGCCGAGCCAACTCGCCACTGACGCGAACACCGGAAAAGTCGGGAAATGCGATGAATCGCTGAACGCTGAAACGCTGAAACGCCGGACCAGGAACGGGGTGCACCCAACAGTTGGCGCAAGGTGGTCCGTGATTCCCTTCATGGTAGGAAAGGCACAGGGAACCACAATGTAGGGATTACCCGCGCGGTGTGGCGCGGCGCACTTTGAGCGGCGCCGTGCCGTCATTGCGACGCACGCCACGCCTTCCGGAAGGCCGCGCATGATTGCCGCCAACACTTCTCCGCACGCACCGCTAAAGCGCGATCAGCCGCGGGCGATCCCAATGGTGAATTCGCCGTCCAGCATGCCACCCGGTTCGGCCGGCCGGCTGACGCGAACCAGGTTGGGGCGGTTGCCGGCGATCGGGTCCAGCGTGGTGGCGCGCGACGGCACGCCATGCGCACGGTAGGCCGGATGGGTGCCCAGCACCTCGCGGTTCAGGGCATCGCTGAAGTACAGCTGGCTGGTCAGCGCTTCCGACTGACCGAGCAATACCTTGAAGTGGATATGGACGGCGCGCGGCGCGTACCAGCCGGGATAGATCGTGGTGAATGTGGCCATGCCGTCCTGGCCGGCTGGCTGCACCCCGCGCAGGAAGCGCGCCTCCCGGTTGCCGCGGCTCTCGCCGCTGTAGCTGCCATCGGCATCGCAGTGCCAGATGCTCACCAGCGCACCGGGCACCGGCGCGCAGCCGCGGTCGGCATCGACCACCCGGATGCGCAGCCGCAACGGCTGGCCAGGCCGGCCGTCGCGGATGTCTGCGCGTACCAGGGCGTCGTCCAGATAGAAGGGGCCTTCGGTGGCGGAGGGCGTCAGCAGGCACGCCACCGGCGCGGCCACGGCAGGCCCGATGCCGGCGGCGGCAAACGCACCGCCCAGCTCATACAGGAAGCGGCGGCGCGCCGCGTCGGTGTGCGCCGTGCCGTCAACGCCAGCTGCTGGGCGCGCCTTCATCGTTGGCTCCGTGGTATTGCGGGTGCGCCTTGCGGCGCGTGGTGCTGCGGCCAGCCGGCGCTTTGCCGCCTGGCTTGTGGGCGCCGGTGTCAGCGGCCCATCGCCTTCAGCATAGAGTAGCCGTGGCTGGTAATGCGCGGTTCCTGTCGGCAGCCGTGCAGGACTTCCAGTTGTACGAGTTGCTTCTCGACCAGTGCCTTGAGGTCGACGGGATCGATCTGGCGGGAATCGCTGGAATCGAGGGAATCAGGGCCATCGCTCAACAATAGCAGCGTGGCAAGTTCATGCGGGCTCAGCACGTTCGTCTCCTTGGCTAGAGGGGGGGCGTTTGCTGGGGAAATTGCGCGGCGCCGCAGTCCTGCTGCGCCTGCGCGCGAAGCCGGCCGGGGCGACCATGTGGCACATGCCACGCGTGCCGTTGCGCACTGCGGCAGAACTTGCCGCAGTGCAGCACGGGTGTCCGACGACTAGCTGGTTTGACGGCAGCAGCGGCGCACGGTTCCTTGCGGCGGCGGCCGTTACATCTGGCAGGACTCGCCATGGCCGCTACCTGCATTATTGGCCAACCAGATGACAACGTCATGGCCATGGCTCGTGTGGGGGCTTGTACCGGGCGACCAGTTGCTTTTGCACTGCCCGCCATTCGGATCCTTAACTTCCGTCGGCGCGTGCGCGCTGCCAGAATGCGGGCGCTGACGCCTCGCGCACAGCACCTCCACCGTAACCCAAAGGAGCCCCGACGATGCCCGCGGCGCAACTCTCGACCTGTCTTGCCTTTGTCATGACCTTGCTGATTTCCCTCGGCGCAGCCGCCGGCGTGCCGTTCGATGCCCAACTGCGCCAAGCCGCGGCGCGCGGCGACGCCGCAGCCGTTACGGCCCTGCTCGGCAACGGTGCCAGTCTCGAGGCGCGCGACGAGCAGGGCCGCACGCCATTGTTGCTCGCCACGCATGGCAATCACGTTGAGGCGGCAAAGGTGCTGATCGGCGCCGGGGCCGACGTCAACGCCAGGGATGCGATCCACGACAGCCCCTACCTCTATGCCGGCGCGCGCGGCTATAACGAGATCCTGCGCCTGACGCTGGCGCGCGGCGCCGACCTGCGCAGCACCAACCGCTACGGCGGCACCGCGCTGATCCCTGCCGCCGAGCGCGGCCATGTCGAAACCGTGCGCACGCTGATCGCGGCCGGCGTGGATGTGGATCACGTCAACCGACTCAGGTGGACGGCGTTGCTCGAGGCCATCATCCTTGGCAACGGCGGACCGGCGCATACCGAGATCGTGCGCCTGCTCGTCCAGGCCCGCGCCGACGTCAACCTTACCGACGGCGAGGGCGTGACGCCGTTGCAGCATGCACGGCGGCGCGGCTATGCGGAAATCGAGCGGGTTCTCACCGCCGCGGGCGCACGCTGAACGGTTTCAGATCCACGGCAATGGCGTCGCCGCAGCAGGCTCGCTTCCCCATCCCTCATATATACTGTCAGTGTGCATACAAAATGGTGAGAGCGATGTCTGCGAGAGCAAAGCGCAATGCGAGTGGCAGTGTGGGTGCGGCGGATGCCGTGTCGGAACCGGATCCCGCAAAAGAATTGCTGTGGGCACGTCCCGGGTTTCTTGTGCGGCGCTTGCATCAGATCCACGTCGCGATGTTCTTCGAGGAGTGCAAGTCTCCGAATATCACGCCGGTGCAGTACGCAATCCTGACGGTGCTGTCGGTGCTGCCGGGGCTGGACCAGACCTCGCTGGGGCAGGAGGTCGGGCTGGACCGGACAACGACGGCCGACGTCGTGCGCCGGATCGAGGAGCGCGGGCTGGTGGAACGCCGCGAGAACCCGGCTGACCGGCGCACCCGCCATGTCTACCTGACGAAGGAGGGCAAGAGCGTGGTCGTCGCGCTGCGTGCCGATATGGCGCGCGCCCAGGAGCGCATGCTGGCCCCGCTGAAACCCGCCCAGCGCGAAGTCTTCATGGACCTGCTGGCGACGCTGGTGGAAGCCAACAACCAGTACAGCCGGACCGTGCTGCGCAGCGTGTAGCCGGCAGCGGCGGGCGCAAAGCCCGCCGTGGCGATGCCCTCAGACCGGGTAGACCAGGTCGTTGGCGATGATGGTGGTGTCGTACACCACCTGCCGCTCGCGCAGCAGCAACCTGCCACCCTGGCGGCGGAAGCGGTCGTGGTAGGTGCCGGCCAGGTGGATCGTGGTGGGGCCCTCCACCAGCGTCTGCAGCAGCATGAAGTTGGCCTGCGCCACGATATCGCCGTCCGCCGTTTCCTCACTCACACGCGTGTTGGTGACCAGGTGCAGGTTGTAGCGCGGTGCGAACATCTGGGTATTGGCAATGGCCGAGGCGCGGTCGCGCATCATGCCGATGCCTTCGGCGTAGACCAGCCCCACCGGCAGGTTGCGTTCGGCGTTCTCGCGCGCGGTGATGCGGTAGAGCGCATCCTCGGTGAAGAAGCGCGGCCATTGCTCGACCAGCCCGGCGTCGAGCACGGCGCAGTAATCCGCGTGGAAGGCGTCGATCTCCAGTCGCAGTTCGATGGCGCGCGCGGTGCCGAGGGCGCTCTCGCGATAGAGGGAGTAGTTCATCGGTTTCATGTTGCGGGAATCCCGTTATTGTTCCGTCAGAGCCCCATCACGCCGCGGTAGTACTGGTACATCGCGCGGATGGCGGATTCGGAGATCAGGGAGCTGGAGGTGCCGATCTGGCCGGGATCGAGCTTGAGCACGTTGCGGTCGCTGCTGGAGCGCCGCACGCCTTCCTGCACGAACTTCATCGCCTCGTTGTCCTCCAGCCCCAGGAAGCCGGCCGGGCCCATCAGGTTGCCCTGGCGCAGGCGGTGCTGCGTCATCTCCTCGGTATCGTCCTCGTAGCCGAACATGGTCCACAGCATCAGCATGCTGTCGGGGCCGTTGGGCACGATCTGGCGCACGCCCAGCGTATTCATCTCGCGCTGCACGATCAGGTTCGGCCAGATGGTCTGCATCGTCACCGACCAGGGCGAGTCGAACTCCCGCACATACTCGAGGAAGCGTTCGTCTTCCAGGCGTATGCCTTCGTGATACGAGCGCATCTCCTTCTTGTTCTCGTCGCTGACGGCCGCATACTTGTCTTCCTTCTTGGCCGACGCCATGGTGCCGTGCCGCCCGTGCACGGGATCGGCGATCATGGCCGACTCGTTGCCGGCCACCAGCAGCCCGAACACCACCAGGAAGGAATGCAGCAGCGTGGCGTGGTACGGGTCCTTGAGGTTCTCGTGGTACATCTTCCAGTTGCACGGCAGCTCGTTCTTGTAATAGCCGAGCACCTTGAGCGGCTTGCCGTTGAAGACGATATCGAAGTCCTTCAGGATCTCCCGCGTCATGTAGTCTTCCAGGCTTTCCATATCCGCCGCGTACGAGGCGAAGACCACGCCGTTGCGCGTGGCCACGTTCAGCTTCACCAGCCCATGGTCCTCGTTGCGAAAGTCCTTGGGCATGCCGCCCGCGCGGTTGACGCCGCGCTTGAACGGCACGCCCTGCAGGTTGCCCTTGAGGTCATAGGACCATTGGTGATACGGGCAGACGAATTCCTTCGCATTGCCCTGGCTGTGGCGACAGAACTCGGCGCCGCGATGCGCGCAGCGGTTCTCGAAGACGTTGACCGAGCCGTCTTCGGCGCGCGACACCACCACCGGCGTCGCGCCGACATAGGAGCGCTTGTAGTCGCCGGCGTTGGGGATCTCCGCCTCCAGCGCGACATAGTTCCACGAGCGTCCGCGGAAGATCTTCTGCAGCTCCAGGTCATACACGTCCTTGCTGGTGTAGACCCAGTCGGGGATGTAGTGCAGGCTGTCTTCGGGCCAGCGGCACTCGGCCAGGCCGGCGTCCTTCTTGCCCAGCGTGTGCTGGATCACCGCTTGTGTCTGGTACATGGGGAAGTCCTTATCAGAGTGTGGTGGGGCTGGCCGCCTGCGCCGCGATGTCGCGCACCAGCTGCCGCAGCGGCAGGGTGTCGTCGCACAGCCGCGGCAGCAGGCCTTCGACGGCATGGCCGAAGAGCGCGCGCAACGGGCGCAGGTCGGCGCCGGCATTGACGGCAATGGCGTGGCAGAGCCGGCCGTGCCGGGTGCCGAGGAGCATGAACTTGGGCGAGGGCGCATCGCTGCCGGCGCTGCCGCGCCAGGCGTAGCGGGTGGCAGCGTGGGCCGCGCCGAGCATCTGCACATTGCAGCCGAACTGGTCGGTCCAGAACCAGGGCAGGGCGGCGGGCTCGGCCGGCATGCCCAGCATGGCAGCAGCGGCGATGCGGGCCTGCTCGTTGGCGCTTTGCCAGGATTCCAGCCGCATATGGTTGCCGAACTGCGGCTGATACTGGCTGCAGCAGTCGCCGGCGGCAAAGATGCCCGCCGCGCTGGTGCGCCCCTGTTCGTCGACCTGGATGCCGCCGTTGTCCGGGTGCAGCGCCAGGCCGGCAGCGGCGCCAAGCGCCACCTCCGGCGTCAGGCCGATCGCGACCACCACCAGCGGCGCGTGCAGGGCCGTGCCGTCCGCCAGCCGCAGCAGCACGCCATCGGCCTGCGGCATGAAGGCCGCGATGCCACAGTCGAGCCGCAGCCCGACGCCTTGCGCATGCACGCGCTGCGCCAGCCAGGTG encodes:
- a CDS encoding C4-dicarboxylate ABC transporter — translated: MLAAIMRGLPEGVACVAMTARRRSKCAAPHRAGNPYIVVPCAFPTMKGITDHLAPTVGCTPFLVRRFSVSAFSDSSHFPTFPVFASVASWLGPNGLHSWVVTHTHQLEMVMASRTRKTGVSRRGFLGGAAGAAAGAAAMGFPAIVKAQGPVTMRWQSTWPTKDIFHEFAGDFVTKVNNMSGGELKIELLPAGAVVKAFDLIDAVSKGTLDGGHGVIAYWYGKNSALALWGSGPAWGMDPNMLLAWHKYGGGKELQQEIYRSLNLDVVSFLYGPMPTQPLGWFKKPITKPEDFKGLKFRTVGLSIDIFTGLGAAVNALPGAEIVPAMDRGLLDAAEFNNASSDRALGFQDVSKVCMLRSFHQPSEQFEILFNRKRYDALPAKLKALIANAVEAASADMSIKAIDRYSKDYQALQQQGVKFYATPNSVLQAQLKVWDEIVARKEKENPMFKKVNDSMKAFAQRATRWQNDTNVDFRVASSYYFSKRT
- a CDS encoding membrane protein; this translates as MQRLLLGIDWLSTFVGQAAAWLIIGLTLMISYEVFSRYALGAPHAWVFDASNMLYGTMFMLAGAYTLAKRGHVRGDILYGFLPPRMQASIDLVLYLVFFFPGVIALAWAGIDFFEVSLAQNEHSSIAAEGPPIYPFKAVIPVAGALLLLQGVAETIRCILCLNSGHWPLREGDVEEVDVDKLKEMVHGTPTAEMVEAPLPAPPDDQHGAGR
- a CDS encoding C4-dicarboxylate ABC transporter — encoded protein: MRKELWFGVSLMVLIVGIVAWFMPAPSDWTNGHLGLLMLALIVVAIMLGFPTAFTLMGMGVLFSWLAYRHANPEIAVQQTLDLMVQRAYAVMTNDVLISIPLFVFMGYLVERSNLIEKLFRSLHLALAWIPGSLAVATLVTCAIFATATGIVGAVVTLMGLLAFPAMLRAGYNTALSAGAVTAGGCLGILIPPSVLLIVYGATAGVSVVQLYAGAFFPGLMLTGLYILYILILAKLKPALAPPLPEAERVVPLPPLARTLEAGGATHALPALGAGMMRTLKGPRNADVPTGEFARQLGIVLLPALAVAVVMGTIYEVVTAPAASIAVESPLSLGGAEESSAALDDLQAPPMEEAPAPAAGAVPAPAAPAAPAATTPPATPAAPDAAQAGTQPAPQAAAVSAPRWFWITLAVVAAVLLYFYWRFSFARLEIFKMLLASFFPLALLILAVLGSIVFGLATPTEAAAVGSLGGALLAAAYRQLNFRVVKESVLLTAKTSAMVCWLFVGSSIFSAAFALLGGQALVEQWVLSLNLSPVQFMILAQVIIFLLGWPLEWTEIIIIFMPIFIPLLDNFGIDPLFFGLLVALNLQTAFLSPPVAMAAFYLKGVAPPHVTLNQIFLGMLPFMGIQLIALVLLYVFPGIGLWLPTVLYR
- a CDS encoding MFS transporter, yielding MPTDSALATLPLDTAFRSDIPGRLDRLPWSRWHWRVAIALGVAWVLDGLEVTLVGSVGAVLERPDTLALTATQVGWTGSLYILGAVIGALVFGRMADRLGRKRLFLATLAVYMVATLATAFAPDFYFFAACRFLTGLGIGGEYAAINSAIDELIPARVRGRVNLAINGSFWLGAALGAGLSLVLLDARVLGPVWGWRACFALGAVLAVAIVLVRKHVPESPRWLATHGRLEEAERVVAAIEAEVRARHGTLPPVAPDCVAVAMRRRAAPGVGEVMRLLVRRYRVRSTITLALMVSQAFFYNAIFFTYALVLARFYHVPEGRVALYIFPFALGNAAGPLLLGPLFDRVGRRRMIAATYVLSGIGLALTGWAFVEGWLDARSQALCWSGVFFLASAAASSAYLTASEVFPLEMRALAISVFYAVGTGTGGFIAPLLFGMLIESGSREAVGVGYGIGAALVIVAGLLALRFGIDAERRPLEQIAPPLSADN
- a CDS encoding multidrug transporter, whose amino-acid sequence is MADQRNNPPPRQHLLTPAPAARQSQGEGLVERKQPVAVPLWHIVPRMAGYGVVLFIVWAVLTIMFPNVFTRSSERAVVNSPVSLVTSPVEGIVMQQKIAAGQPFTANQPLMMVQNPNIDRSLLVELTGKKLDNQQRYDSAKAKLESNRRLLAATEQDLQRYNSAAQREHGARVRALEARLASAKAQEDQQEEVVNRNQSMQWAGAVSEAYTNASRYQLSMLTNAKAAAKAELDNAVGESEASRKKVYTSSTDSPSAALSQRRQVLNAESAQLTAELEQLEAYGKSVDQLLATEQERIDRLSNLEIRSTEPGTVEDLIAQPGMRVAAGATLARTSNCAQTRVVAVFPRSLSDSLLPGARLNVQVDGLPAALPASVAEILPRAPDGDQARYFVPFPPIEKNEIYVIAKLDRPLDKLPGKASASGVVSAANASSPQQSSGHCGMGRWARVTLNQSWLGQLRASLS